A window of Deltaproteobacteria bacterium genomic DNA:
TCGAAGGGCCAGTCCAGCCATTCCGCCAGCGCCCTCCCCAGAATCCACTCCTTCTCGTCGTCGGTCAAGTCGAGTTCGTCGGTGAACAGCGTCAGCGCTTGCCGGTAGGGGCAGGGCAGGTGGGACAGGTCGGTGCCCCAGAAGACGCGTTTCGGTCCGAAGGCGTCGACCACGCGGCGTACCTGCGGGTGGAGCGACGGATACGGGTAGCTCTCCGTGGAATAGCACGGCAGCGCCGAGGCCTTCACCGCCACGTTGGGCAGGGAGGCCAGCATGAGCACGCCGTCGACGATGGGTCCCAGCGGCTTCCCCACCAGGCTGTTGTTGAGCCCCATGTGGTCGATGCACAGCCGCAGTCCGGGGTGGCGCGCGGCCACCTCCGCCAGCCGCGGCAGGTGGTGCGGCGCCAGCGCCATGACCGGGACGTCGTAACGCTCCGCGGCGGCCCAGAACCAGTCGATGCTGCCGTCGTCGAGCCAGGTGCGGTAGCGCCCGCGATGGAAGGTCAGGCGGATGCCGAGCATGGCGGGCTGGTCCTTCCACGCGGCCATGCGCTCCCGGCTCTCGGGCGCGTCCAGGGTCAGCCGGCCCATGACCGCGAAGCGGTCCGGGTGGAGGCGGGCGGCCTCCAGCGAGGTGTCGTTGCGGTCGGCCTCCCATGTGGGCGGCACCAGCACCGCGCGCCGGACCCCGGCCGCGTCCATCTCGCGCAGCAGCTCCTCATGCCCCAGGGGTTCCGGGCGGTGCGGCTTGGCCGCGTCCACCCTGTCCCAGGGTTTTTCGGGGGTCTCGGGCGCCCAGATGTGAACCTGTGAGTCGATGATCAGCATGACCGGCAGGCCCCGCCCCGGTGGTTGGTTACGGCGCCGCCTGCGTTTCGGCGTCCCGGTAGGTCCACTGAAAATCGCGGTTGCGGTAGACCTCGTCGGGCATCAGGCTGGTAAGCTGCCGCTTGTCTAACTCTGCCTCGAAGCGCTCCCGGATCGACGAATCCTCGTCTGCGTATTCGATCTGGTCCCTGGCGCGGTCCTCGACCTTCTCGGCGTGGCCGCGGAACTGCCGGGGCGGGTGCAGCGCCAGGTAGCGCGCCGGGGTGCCGCCGGCGTTGAAGTGCTGGTGGAACCACTTGCCGGGGGGCACGAACATGCTGGCCTCGTGCCACGGCGCCACCACCTTCCGCTTCCCTTCCTCCCACAGGATGGAGTAGCCCTCCCCCGCGGGGATGACGATGACCCGGCCCGGGCCGTGCCGGTGGGCCTTCTTGTAGGTGCGGGAGGGGAACACCGACATGTGGCAGGACATCTCGGAGTTGGGAAAGGTCATTAGCACACTGTGGCCGCCCGCGCCCCGGCGGCTGCTGCGGTTGAGCTTGTTCCAGGAGCCCATGTCGGGGAAGAAGTTGCCGTACCAGAAGATGCCGCTGCGGCCGCCCCAGGTCCGAGACGGGTCGCCGTCGCGCACCAGCTTGGCCTCGGAGTAGAGTTGGCCGCCGTTGGAAAGGAAGTCCTCCCCCTCGTGCCGGTTGTTGAAGAAGAACGAGGGGTCGGTGTTGAGCGACATCGCCAGCGGCAGGTAGCTGTAGCGCAGCAGCCGCACGGGCTGGTCGCCGCGCATGTTGCTCATGGTGTGGTGGTAGTTGTGCGGCACCTGGAACAGGCTCCGGGGCTGCCATTCGAAGCTCGTCCTGGAGCCGTTGTCGCCCAGCCACACCGTGGTGACGCCGTGGCCCTGGAGCACGTAGACCAGCTCGTCGAGGCCGAACTTGAGCGGGGGCAGGGTCTCTCCCGGCGGGATTTCCTGCACCATGGCGGAGGTGACCCCCTCCTGGCCCACGAGCTGGATGAAGGCGCTCTCGCACCCGCGCTGCTCCCACCAGCCCAACTCCACCGTGCGCAGGTCTTCGATGAAGTAGCCCCGGTGAATCGGCACTCCGGTGGAGGCCATCCAGTCGTCATAGGTGTATTCCTTGACCTCCAGCTCGGGAGAAACGGAATCGTCGGAACTCGTGTCGATATCAACCTGCGCCATCAATCGGTCTCCTTGCACACTGTTGTTGGGGCCTCGCGGGCGCTATTGCGAGGCCGCCACCTCTTCGAACGTGGGTTCGGGCATGCCGTTCTTCCAGGTGGGATCG
This region includes:
- a CDS encoding amidohydrolase family protein; translation: MLIIDSQVHIWAPETPEKPWDRVDAAKPHRPEPLGHEELLREMDAAGVRRAVLVPPTWEADRNDTSLEAARLHPDRFAVMGRLTLDAPESRERMAAWKDQPAMLGIRLTFHRGRYRTWLDDGSIDWFWAAAERYDVPVMALAPHHLPRLAEVAARHPGLRLCIDHMGLNNSLVGKPLGPIVDGVLMLASLPNVAVKASALPCYSTESYPYPSLHPQVRRVVDAFGPKRVFWGTDLSHLPCPYRQALTLFTDELDLTDDEKEWILGRALAEWLDWPFDFASLRSGRTGY
- a CDS encoding cupin domain-containing protein; the encoded protein is MAQVDIDTSSDDSVSPELEVKEYTYDDWMASTGVPIHRGYFIEDLRTVELGWWEQRGCESAFIQLVGQEGVTSAMVQEIPPGETLPPLKFGLDELVYVLQGHGVTTVWLGDNGSRTSFEWQPRSLFQVPHNYHHTMSNMRGDQPVRLLRYSYLPLAMSLNTDPSFFFNNRHEGEDFLSNGGQLYSEAKLVRDGDPSRTWGGRSGIFWYGNFFPDMGSWNKLNRSSRRGAGGHSVLMTFPNSEMSCHMSVFPSRTYKKAHRHGPGRVIVIPAGEGYSILWEEGKRKVVAPWHEASMFVPPGKWFHQHFNAGGTPARYLALHPPRQFRGHAEKVEDRARDQIEYADEDSSIRERFEAELDKRQLTSLMPDEVYRNRDFQWTYRDAETQAAP